A genomic segment from Nodularia sphaerocarpa UHCC 0038 encodes:
- the nusB gene encoding transcription antitermination factor NusB → MQERKPQQIARELALLSLSQLPINPKKLTEEHLPKLVLATVRTLRSEVQDTLDNATGELQRSNDRLLTSQTRAADLNTARNLVKEAIDYTQTAINQLGAAVEFPELIQLANQDKEVGRYAIQLVKLVNEHRVSIDEEISSALVDWQVTRLAQIDRDILRIAVGEMRFFNLPDRVAINEAVELAKRYSGDEGHRFINGVLRRVTEQKAAV, encoded by the coding sequence ATGCAAGAACGAAAACCTCAACAAATTGCTCGTGAATTGGCACTATTAAGTCTGAGCCAGTTGCCAATTAACCCCAAAAAATTGACAGAAGAGCATCTGCCCAAATTAGTCCTAGCCACAGTCCGCACCCTGAGATCAGAAGTGCAAGATACTCTAGATAACGCCACCGGAGAACTGCAACGCAGTAACGATCGCCTCTTAACTAGCCAAACTCGCGCCGCAGACCTGAATACTGCTAGAAACCTCGTCAAAGAGGCCATTGATTACACCCAAACTGCTATCAATCAACTCGGAGCCGCAGTTGAATTTCCCGAATTGATTCAACTAGCAAATCAAGACAAAGAAGTGGGTAGATATGCCATCCAACTGGTGAAATTAGTCAACGAACATCGAGTAAGCATCGATGAAGAAATTTCCTCTGCCTTAGTAGATTGGCAAGTCACTCGCCTAGCCCAAATAGACCGAGATATTTTGCGAATCGCTGTGGGAGAAATGAGGTTTTTCAATCTCCCAGACAGAGTGGCTATCAACGAAGCTGTAGAGTTAGCTAAACGCTACAGTGGAGATGAGGGACATCGGTTTATTAATGGTGTTCTGCGCCGAGTGACAGAACAAAAAGCAGCCGTGTAG